In a single window of the Streptomyces sp. NBC_00094 genome:
- a CDS encoding VCBS repeat-containing protein: MRKILGAGIAAALLVTGGVVGAGTAVAAGDPTFEFSPVEDKVLMPGEGWTGLAPPSTTGQNSGEPDGTYVYALSKKPLLTGSTWSGGLPAGLKVDRADGCTLKAGLAGVYLCDLRGWGNPAPDISATSTAVNGLTAYYSLVYVPRGASIDAGVKEAQTAASQPIGTRRAHATITVKTRAHVAQNTLTMSTPTLPAGGSVKHTVKLHAVDKGRLTMALGEAPGYRGWDENELKVSIVSADTGGAAGAVCDHSTGYIGWGGGGIDCDVTQPGDYTVTYGLSAAANAPAWRVRNLATYEVFTFGTGNPEKASDFAIGSSVPVIERHRLLGRDAEGWLWDYRGTGKASPVLNSADPVGGSFDWNQYSAVTRLGPVTVQSTGPGAVARDRSGVLWFYRMSGDGGIYTETRLRLGAGWNIYNAIVGGSDLTGDKKADLLARDTAGVLWMYPGTGNTTTPLGNRVRLGAGWGIYNSLVGGTDVTGDGKADLVARDTAGRQWLYAGTGAATRPLGGRTQVGYGWQGYNSMVAPGDLNGDRKADLVARDSSGTLWFYAGTGVASKPYAARVKVGAGWQRYNLLF, from the coding sequence TTGCGCAAGATTTTGGGCGCGGGCATAGCGGCCGCGTTGCTCGTCACCGGTGGGGTCGTGGGCGCCGGAACGGCCGTGGCGGCCGGGGATCCGACGTTCGAGTTCTCCCCGGTCGAGGACAAGGTCCTGATGCCCGGCGAGGGCTGGACCGGGCTGGCCCCGCCGAGCACCACCGGGCAGAACAGCGGGGAGCCGGACGGCACGTACGTCTACGCGCTGAGCAAGAAGCCGCTCCTCACGGGCAGCACCTGGTCCGGCGGTCTGCCGGCCGGTCTGAAGGTGGACCGGGCGGACGGCTGCACCCTCAAGGCCGGGCTGGCCGGCGTGTACCTGTGCGACCTGAGGGGCTGGGGCAACCCGGCGCCCGACATCTCGGCGACGAGCACCGCGGTGAACGGGCTGACGGCCTACTACAGCCTGGTCTACGTGCCGCGCGGTGCCAGCATCGACGCGGGCGTCAAGGAGGCGCAGACCGCCGCCTCGCAGCCCATCGGTACGCGTCGCGCGCACGCGACGATCACGGTCAAGACCAGGGCGCACGTCGCGCAGAACACCCTCACGATGTCGACACCGACGCTGCCCGCCGGCGGCTCGGTGAAGCACACCGTGAAGCTGCACGCGGTCGACAAGGGCCGGCTGACGATGGCCCTGGGCGAGGCGCCCGGCTACCGCGGCTGGGACGAGAACGAGCTGAAGGTCAGCATCGTCAGCGCCGACACGGGCGGTGCCGCCGGTGCCGTGTGCGACCACTCGACCGGCTACATCGGCTGGGGCGGCGGCGGCATCGACTGCGACGTCACGCAGCCCGGTGACTACACGGTCACCTACGGGCTGAGCGCCGCGGCGAACGCGCCCGCGTGGCGGGTGCGGAACCTGGCGACGTACGAGGTGTTCACCTTCGGCACGGGCAACCCGGAGAAGGCCTCGGACTTCGCGATCGGCAGCTCCGTCCCGGTCATCGAGCGCCACCGGCTCCTGGGCCGCGACGCGGAGGGCTGGCTGTGGGACTACCGGGGCACGGGCAAGGCCTCCCCGGTGCTCAACTCGGCGGACCCGGTCGGCGGTTCCTTCGACTGGAACCAGTACTCGGCGGTGACCCGGCTCGGCCCGGTGACCGTGCAGAGCACCGGTCCCGGCGCCGTCGCGCGGGACAGGAGCGGTGTGCTGTGGTTCTACCGGATGTCCGGTGACGGCGGCATCTACACCGAGACCCGGCTGCGGCTCGGCGCCGGCTGGAACATCTACAACGCGATCGTCGGCGGCTCGGACCTGACCGGCGACAAGAAGGCGGACCTGCTCGCGCGGGACACCGCCGGCGTGCTGTGGATGTACCCGGGCACGGGCAACACCACGACGCCCCTGGGCAATCGCGTGCGGCTCGGCGCCGGCTGGGGCATCTACAACTCGCTGGTCGGCGGCACCGACGTGACCGGTGACGGCAAGGCCGACCTCGTGGCCCGCGACACGGCGGGCAGGCAGTGGCTGTACGCCGGTACGGGTGCGGCGACGAGGCCCCTCGGAGGCCGTACGCAGGTCGGCTACGGCTGGCAGGGGTACAACTCGATGGTGGCGCCGGGCGATCTGAACGGCGACCGCAAGGCGGACCTGGTGGCCCGGGACTCCTCGGGCACGCTCTGGTTCTACGCGGGCACGGGCGTCGCGTCGAAGCCGTACGCCGCTCGCGTGAAGGTCGGCGCGGGCTGGCAGCGGTACAACCTGCTGTTCTGA
- a CDS encoding DUF1772 domain-containing protein, with amino-acid sequence MLDALEVVTTVTVGLMVGVEFSVAFIMGRILDALPEDSRQLGHAHGGRMLGALMPFWYIGSLVLCAIWAVAGWHDQGTGLVVIAAGLLILSVVMSILLLVPINNRNKTWTLENRPADWKEQLHRWERYHYVRVAVIVAAFTLLVTALV; translated from the coding sequence ATGCTCGACGCACTCGAGGTCGTCACCACCGTCACCGTCGGCCTGATGGTGGGGGTGGAGTTCTCCGTCGCCTTCATCATGGGCCGGATCCTGGACGCGCTCCCCGAGGACAGCCGCCAGCTCGGCCACGCCCACGGCGGCCGGATGCTCGGCGCCCTGATGCCGTTCTGGTACATCGGCTCGCTCGTCCTCTGCGCGATCTGGGCCGTCGCCGGATGGCACGACCAGGGCACCGGACTCGTCGTCATCGCCGCCGGACTGCTGATCCTCAGCGTGGTCATGTCGATCCTGCTGCTCGTCCCGATCAACAACCGGAACAAGACCTGGACCCTCGAGAACCGGCCCGCCGACTGGAAAGAGCAGCTGCACCGCTGGGAGCGCTACCACTACGTCCGCGTCGCCGTCATCGTCGCCGCGTTCACCCTGCTGGTCACCGCCCTCGTCTGA
- a CDS encoding alpha/beta fold hydrolase has translation MARRLDVTGADGVRLAAWDYTPLTGGDDRKATPRPGPRPPAPRSEPAHAARSTPHAPAPGVLLLHGLMGHAAHWAPAVRCLTGRHRVVALDQRGHGHSRQPTAVPFTREAYVADAAAAVEQLGLGPVTLIGHSMGALTAWQLAAERPDLVRALVICDMRASALGAASQRAWQDWFRGWPAPFASLDAVRRWFGEDDPWVERPNPARGAFFAEVMAEHPDGWRPVFDPAQMLTSRETWVHDAHWDSLAQVRCPTLVVRGLDGELGRAEAQEMVRVLPHGAYAEIPDAGHLLHYEHPEAWSEAVEPFLNGVLTP, from the coding sequence ATGGCGCGACGACTCGACGTCACCGGGGCCGACGGCGTACGCCTGGCGGCCTGGGACTACACGCCGCTGACCGGCGGCGACGACCGGAAGGCCACCCCGCGGCCGGGACCGCGCCCACCGGCCCCCCGGTCCGAGCCGGCACATGCCGCACGATCCACCCCGCACGCTCCCGCCCCCGGCGTCTTACTGCTCCACGGCCTCATGGGCCACGCGGCCCACTGGGCCCCCGCCGTCCGCTGCCTCACCGGCCGGCACCGCGTGGTCGCGCTCGACCAGCGCGGCCACGGCCACAGCCGGCAGCCGACCGCCGTCCCCTTCACCCGTGAGGCGTACGTGGCGGACGCGGCGGCCGCCGTCGAGCAGCTGGGCCTCGGCCCGGTCACCCTCATCGGCCACTCCATGGGCGCCCTCACCGCCTGGCAGCTCGCCGCCGAGCGCCCCGACCTGGTCCGCGCCCTCGTCATCTGCGACATGCGGGCCTCGGCCCTCGGGGCCGCCTCGCAGCGCGCGTGGCAGGACTGGTTCCGGGGCTGGCCGGCGCCCTTCGCGTCACTGGACGCCGTCCGCCGCTGGTTCGGCGAGGACGACCCGTGGGTGGAGCGCCCGAACCCCGCGAGGGGCGCCTTCTTCGCCGAGGTGATGGCCGAGCACCCGGACGGCTGGCGCCCGGTCTTCGACCCGGCGCAGATGCTGACGTCCCGCGAGACGTGGGTCCACGACGCCCACTGGGACTCGCTCGCCCAGGTCCGCTGCCCGACACTCGTCGTCCGAGGCCTCGACGGCGAGCTGGGCCGCGCCGAGGCCCAGGAGATGGTCAGGGTCCTGCCCCACGGGGCGTACGCGGAGATCCCCGACGCGGGCCACCTCCTCCACTACGAGCACCCGGAGGCCTGGAGCGAGGCGGTCGAGCCGTTCCTGAACGGCGTCCTGACGCCGTAG
- a CDS encoding TetR/AcrR family transcriptional regulator produces MSVKERKERERAERERLIVATARELAEQQGWDAVTTRRLAERIEYSQPVLYSHFRGKREIIGAVALEGAVEMAAAVRAAASGANGPRERAAALARAYLDFAERNPAVYDALFQLDGGLAYAREDTPEQLKDAFAALFECLAEVAGDGVHPGMFTEVFWASLHGLATLTRAGRLLPEDAEPRVELLVDRLAVA; encoded by the coding sequence ATGTCGGTAAAGGAACGCAAGGAGCGCGAACGGGCGGAGCGCGAGCGCCTCATCGTGGCGACAGCCCGCGAACTCGCCGAGCAGCAGGGCTGGGACGCAGTCACCACCCGCCGGCTCGCCGAGCGCATCGAATACAGCCAGCCCGTCCTCTACAGCCACTTCCGAGGCAAGCGCGAGATCATCGGCGCCGTCGCCCTGGAAGGCGCCGTCGAGATGGCCGCGGCGGTGCGTGCCGCGGCCTCCGGAGCGAACGGCCCGCGCGAGCGGGCCGCCGCCCTCGCCCGCGCCTACCTCGACTTCGCCGAGCGGAACCCGGCGGTCTACGACGCCTTGTTCCAGCTCGACGGCGGCCTGGCGTACGCGCGGGAGGACACTCCTGAGCAGCTGAAGGACGCCTTCGCCGCTCTGTTCGAGTGCCTCGCCGAGGTCGCCGGCGACGGCGTCCACCCGGGGATGTTCACCGAGGTGTTCTGGGCGTCTCTGCACGGCCTGGCGACCCTGACCCGAGCGGGCCGCCTGCTGCCCGAGGACGCCGAGCCGAGGGTGGAGCTGTTGGTGGACCGGCTCGCCGTGGCCTGA
- a CDS encoding SIS domain-containing protein has protein sequence MGESKLAGQFFDAAIDLLQQVRDGDSEEIAAAGAAIAEAVANGNRLFAFGAGHSSLAAQDVVYRAGGLALMNLLAVPGTVGVDVMPATLGSALERVDGLAGAVLDSSPAKAGDVLIIISLSGRNALPVEMAMNARALGLTVIGVTSVAYATETKSRHVSGTYLKDHCDIVLDSRIAIGDAELTHEGIEAPFAPASTVVTSALMQATMAAAAEELVRRGIEPPLLRSGNVDGGHEWNGRVMTEYGDRIFFRH, from the coding sequence ATGGGCGAGAGCAAGCTGGCCGGACAGTTCTTCGACGCCGCGATCGACCTGCTCCAGCAGGTCCGCGACGGGGATTCCGAGGAGATCGCCGCCGCCGGGGCCGCGATCGCGGAGGCCGTCGCGAACGGCAACCGGCTCTTCGCCTTCGGCGCCGGGCACTCCTCGCTGGCCGCCCAGGACGTCGTCTACCGGGCCGGCGGCCTCGCGCTCATGAACCTGCTCGCCGTCCCCGGTACCGTCGGCGTGGACGTCATGCCCGCCACGCTCGGCTCGGCCCTGGAGCGCGTCGACGGCCTCGCCGGAGCGGTCCTGGACTCCTCCCCCGCCAAGGCCGGGGACGTCCTGATCATCATCTCGCTCTCCGGGCGCAACGCCCTGCCCGTCGAGATGGCCATGAACGCCCGCGCGCTCGGCCTCACCGTCATCGGCGTCACCTCGGTGGCGTACGCGACGGAGACGAAGTCGCGGCACGTGTCGGGGACGTACCTCAAGGACCACTGCGACATCGTCCTCGACTCCAGGATCGCCATCGGGGACGCCGAGCTCACCCACGAGGGCATCGAGGCCCCGTTCGCGCCGGCGTCGACCGTCGTCACCAGCGCCCTCATGCAGGCCACGATGGCGGCCGCCGCCGAGGAGCTCGTACGCCGGGGCATCGAGCCCCCGCTGCTGCGCTCCGGGAACGTGGACGGCGGGCACGAGTGGAACGGCCGCGTGATGACGGAGTACGGCGACCGGATCTTCTTCCGGCACTGA
- a CDS encoding metal-dependent transcriptional regulator: MSGLIDTTEMYLRTILELEEEGVVPMRARIAERLDQSGPTVSQTVARMERDGLVAVASDRHLELTDEGRRLATRVMRKHRLAECLLVDVIGLEWEQVHAEACRWEHVMSEAVERRVLELLRHPTESPYGNPIPGLEELGEKAEAEAFLDDSMVSLADLDASGGKTVIVRRIGEPIQTDAQLMYTLRRAGVQPGSVVSVTESPGGVLVGSSGEAAELNAEVAAHVFVAKR; the protein is encoded by the coding sequence ATGTCCGGACTGATCGACACAACGGAGATGTATCTCCGCACCATCCTCGAGCTTGAGGAGGAAGGTGTGGTCCCCATGCGTGCCCGGATCGCCGAGAGGCTCGACCAGAGCGGTCCGACGGTGAGCCAGACGGTGGCCCGGATGGAGCGCGACGGTCTGGTGGCCGTCGCGAGCGACCGGCACCTGGAGCTCACGGACGAGGGTCGCCGCCTGGCCACCCGCGTCATGCGCAAGCACCGGCTGGCCGAGTGTCTGCTCGTCGACGTGATCGGCCTGGAGTGGGAGCAGGTCCACGCGGAGGCGTGCCGCTGGGAGCACGTGATGAGCGAGGCCGTGGAGCGGCGGGTCCTGGAGCTGCTGCGTCACCCGACGGAGTCGCCGTACGGGAACCCGATCCCGGGTCTGGAGGAGCTGGGCGAGAAGGCGGAGGCCGAGGCCTTCCTCGACGACTCGATGGTCTCCCTCGCGGACCTGGACGCGAGCGGCGGCAAGACGGTGATCGTGCGCCGCATCGGCGAGCCGATCCAGACGGACGCCCAGCTGATGTACACGCTGCGGAGGGCGGGCGTGCAGCCCGGCTCCGTGGTCTCGGTGACGGAGTCGCCGGGGGGTGTCCTGGTGGGCAGCAGCGGCGAGGCGGCCGAGCTGAACGCGGAGGTCGCGGCGCACGTGTTCGTCGCGAAGCGCTGA
- the pdxH gene encoding pyridoxamine 5'-phosphate oxidase produces the protein MREQYRTTELSVSDLAPEPIAQFTRWFKETAENPAIHEPNAMIVSTATPDGRPSSRTVLLKHYDVAGFVFFTNYASRKGEELAANPRISLLFPWHPLARQVIVTGRAVRTGRDETVAYFRTRPHGSQLGAWASHQSSVIASREELLARYEELEARYPEGEQVPVPPEWGGVRVVPDTVEFWQGHENRLHDRLRYVREGENGETWRVERLAP, from the coding sequence ATGCGCGAGCAGTACCGCACCACGGAGCTGTCCGTGTCGGATCTCGCGCCCGAGCCGATCGCGCAGTTCACCCGCTGGTTCAAGGAGACCGCCGAGAACCCGGCGATCCACGAGCCGAACGCGATGATCGTCTCCACGGCGACCCCCGACGGCCGCCCGTCCTCCCGGACGGTCCTGCTGAAGCACTACGACGTGGCGGGCTTCGTCTTCTTCACCAACTACGCCTCCCGCAAAGGCGAGGAGCTGGCGGCCAACCCCCGGATCTCGCTGCTCTTCCCCTGGCACCCGCTGGCCCGCCAGGTCATCGTCACCGGCCGCGCGGTCCGCACGGGCCGCGACGAGACGGTCGCCTACTTCCGTACGCGCCCGCACGGCTCCCAGCTGGGCGCCTGGGCCAGCCACCAGTCCTCGGTGATCGCCTCCCGCGAGGAACTCCTCGCCCGCTACGAGGAGCTGGAGGCCCGCTACCCCGAGGGCGAGCAGGTCCCGGTCCCGCCGGAGTGGGGCGGCGTCCGGGTGGTCCCGGACACGGTCGAGTTCTGGCAGGGCCACGAGAACCGCCTCCACGACCGCCTGCGCTACGTCCGCGAGGGCGAGAACGGCGAAACCTGGCGCGTGGAACGCCTCGCACCCTGA
- a CDS encoding DUF4267 domain-containing protein yields the protein MSLKKINTVLAATFILFILWFGTEYILSPETTAPGYGLPSWPSGDGGGFLVIKGIRDVVLALVLGILLVTGHRRALGWVLLVEAFAAYGDMANVLAHHGSVATALGVHGLTATLMVVNGLLIMRETRDVTAAPEALAPQPA from the coding sequence ATGTCACTGAAGAAGATCAACACCGTCCTGGCCGCCACCTTCATCCTCTTCATCCTCTGGTTCGGGACGGAGTACATCCTGAGCCCGGAGACGACGGCGCCGGGCTACGGCCTGCCGAGTTGGCCGTCCGGTGACGGCGGCGGCTTCCTGGTCATCAAGGGAATCCGCGACGTCGTCCTGGCCCTGGTCCTGGGCATCCTGCTGGTGACGGGTCACCGCCGGGCGCTGGGCTGGGTGCTGCTGGTGGAAGCATTCGCCGCGTACGGCGACATGGCCAACGTGCTGGCCCACCACGGCTCCGTGGCCACCGCACTCGGCGTCCACGGCCTGACCGCGACGCTGATGGTGGTCAACGGCCTGCTGATCATGCGCGAGACCCGCGACGTCACGGCGGCTCCGGAAGCGCTCGCCCCGCAGCCGGCTTAG
- a CDS encoding citrate synthase 2, producing the protein MSDFVPGLEGVVAFETEIAEPDKEGGALRYRGVDIEDLVGHVSFGNVWGLLVDGAFNPGLPAAEPFPIPVHSGDIRVDVQSALAMLAPVWGLKPLLDISVEQARDDLARAAVMALSYVAQSARGQGMPMVPQSEIDKAETVVERFMVRWRGEPDPKHVKAVDAYWTSAAEHGMNASTFTARVIASTGADVAAALSGAVGAMSGPLHGGAPSRVLGMIEEIERSGDATAYVKQALDKGERLMGFGHRVYRAEDPRARVLRRTAKELDAPRYEVAAALEKAALDELHNRRPDRILATNVEFWAAIVLDFAEVPAHMFTSMFSCARTAGWSAHILEQKRTGRLVRPSARYTGPGQRDPREIEGYADIAG; encoded by the coding sequence ATGTCCGACTTCGTACCCGGGCTCGAGGGAGTCGTCGCGTTCGAGACGGAGATCGCCGAACCCGACAAGGAGGGCGGCGCCCTCCGCTACCGAGGCGTCGACATCGAGGACCTCGTCGGCCACGTCTCGTTCGGCAACGTCTGGGGCCTGCTGGTCGACGGCGCCTTCAACCCGGGCCTGCCGGCGGCCGAGCCGTTCCCGATCCCGGTGCACTCCGGTGACATCCGCGTCGACGTGCAGTCCGCGCTCGCGATGCTCGCGCCCGTGTGGGGCCTCAAGCCGCTCCTCGACATCTCCGTCGAGCAGGCCCGCGACGACCTCGCCCGTGCCGCCGTCATGGCCCTCTCGTACGTCGCCCAGTCCGCGCGCGGCCAGGGCATGCCGATGGTCCCGCAGAGCGAGATCGACAAGGCGGAGACGGTCGTCGAGCGGTTCATGGTCCGCTGGCGCGGCGAGCCCGACCCGAAGCACGTCAAGGCCGTCGACGCGTACTGGACCTCCGCCGCCGAGCACGGCATGAACGCGTCGACGTTCACCGCGCGCGTCATCGCCTCCACCGGTGCGGATGTCGCCGCCGCGCTCTCCGGTGCCGTCGGCGCCATGTCGGGCCCGCTGCACGGCGGCGCGCCCTCCCGCGTCCTCGGCATGATCGAGGAGATCGAGCGCAGCGGTGACGCCACCGCGTACGTGAAGCAGGCGCTCGACAAGGGCGAGCGGCTCATGGGCTTCGGCCACCGCGTCTACCGCGCCGAGGACCCGCGCGCCCGCGTCCTGCGCCGGACCGCCAAGGAGCTCGACGCCCCGCGCTACGAGGTGGCCGCCGCGCTGGAGAAGGCCGCCCTGGACGAGCTGCACAACCGTCGCCCCGACCGGATCCTGGCGACGAACGTCGAGTTCTGGGCGGCCATCGTCCTCGACTTCGCCGAGGTCCCGGCGCACATGTTCACGTCGATGTTCAGCTGCGCCCGTACGGCCGGCTGGTCGGCGCACATCCTGGAGCAGAAGCGCACCGGTCGGCTCGTCCGCCCGTCGGCCCGCTACACGGGTCCCGGCCAGCGGGACCCGCGCGAGATCGAGGGTTACGCCGACATCGCCGGCTGA
- a CDS encoding FG-GAP-like repeat-containing protein: MRTSLLKRLATVATALGLTSAGLLGAGASPAQAAISDCPSGYFCAWKTENGTGAMYKTSVNTTTLGTWDNTFRSVVNRTSKWACLYDDPNYGDEPGGSALPSDPAGTEWGGPGSNSVSSLKFVPTERECVLPAYPEWHAYTAPKAAGFGDMNADRKSDVIVRDKAGRLWFLPGDFSGRLIGTGGWNAMSAIVRHGDFTGDAREDLIAREAATGKLWLYPGTGTGGVGARKLIGSGGWNAMTKITAFGDLTADGRSDLLAVEASTGKLWLYPGTSTGTLGARKLIGSGWNAMNTLVAPGDMNGNGRADLIAREPATGKLWLYPATGTGTFGARVLIGSGWNVMASFLAVGDFNASGTNDLATITTSSYEGEGCRGVGCLVLYGGKGTGGLNAGLPEAANWSSLNGAF; this comes from the coding sequence TTGCGTACTTCACTGCTGAAGCGCCTGGCCACGGTGGCCACGGCGCTGGGGCTCACCTCGGCCGGTCTCCTGGGCGCGGGCGCGTCACCCGCGCAGGCCGCGATCAGCGACTGCCCCTCGGGCTACTTCTGCGCCTGGAAGACCGAGAACGGCACCGGCGCGATGTACAAGACGAGCGTGAACACGACGACGCTCGGTACCTGGGACAACACGTTCCGCTCGGTCGTCAACCGCACGTCCAAGTGGGCCTGCCTGTACGACGACCCGAACTACGGCGACGAGCCGGGCGGCAGCGCGCTTCCCTCGGACCCGGCGGGCACCGAGTGGGGCGGCCCCGGCAGCAACTCGGTCAGCTCGCTGAAGTTCGTTCCCACCGAGCGCGAGTGCGTCCTGCCCGCGTACCCGGAGTGGCACGCCTACACCGCTCCCAAGGCCGCCGGCTTCGGCGACATGAACGCCGACAGGAAGTCGGACGTCATCGTCCGCGACAAGGCCGGCCGTCTGTGGTTCCTGCCCGGCGACTTCAGCGGGCGCCTGATCGGCACCGGCGGCTGGAACGCCATGAGCGCCATCGTCCGGCACGGTGACTTCACCGGCGACGCCCGCGAGGACCTCATCGCCCGCGAGGCGGCCACCGGCAAGCTCTGGCTCTACCCGGGCACCGGCACGGGAGGCGTCGGCGCGCGCAAGCTGATCGGCAGCGGCGGCTGGAACGCCATGACCAAGATCACCGCGTTCGGTGACCTGACGGCCGACGGCCGCTCGGACCTGCTCGCCGTCGAGGCGTCCACGGGCAAGCTGTGGCTCTACCCGGGCACCTCGACGGGCACCCTGGGCGCGCGGAAGCTGATCGGCTCCGGCTGGAACGCCATGAACACGCTGGTCGCGCCGGGCGACATGAACGGCAACGGCCGAGCCGACCTGATCGCCCGCGAGCCGGCCACCGGCAAGCTCTGGCTCTACCCGGCCACCGGCACCGGCACCTTCGGCGCGCGTGTGCTCATCGGCTCCGGCTGGAACGTCATGGCCTCGTTCCTCGCGGTCGGCGACTTCAACGCGAGCGGCACCAACGACCTCGCCACGATCACCACCAGCAGCTACGAGGGTGAGGGATGTCGGGGCGTGGGCTGCCTGGTCCTCTACGGAGGCAAGGGCACGGGCGGGCTGAACGCCGGTCTCCCGGAGGCCGCCAACTGGTCGAGCCTGAACGGCGCGTTCTGA
- a CDS encoding PAS domain-containing protein → MTAFTDAASDTASVPGDGADLLAALLDGMDAALCALDADGTITHWNREAERILGWSAGEAVGRRGFGGWAARSADAEEILGRLMGAMKGPGRQVHELALLRKDGGRVLVRSQAAGVRGADGGPAGVYCAFSEVHVQLDLERSVALSEALFEDASWGVVLVDADLRPAVVNGHAARAFGTGRTALLGRPLGDVVVHGAEELEAALQYVLADGSPPAPAEVWVTLRSSEGERRRCWRSGFLRLSSPMAEEPVPLGVAWLFQDVTEERLATREADRLRFRWSQLHRAGVAASECEDPEEAATVLLDFALAGFADHALVDRVVGDRRLTRALATPPGAPGPSSPVVGGGIPLRYGPRHPALQAWDRAGTVRASAGRTAEVWAEAHQWPGGAAHALCVVLRLRGRTLGVLTFLRAACRAGFEREDVVYAETVASRVAAELGLPPEECGVRVRREG, encoded by the coding sequence ATGACTGCTTTCACGGATGCCGCGAGTGACACCGCTTCCGTTCCGGGGGACGGGGCCGATCTGTTGGCCGCGTTGCTCGACGGGATGGACGCGGCGCTCTGCGCCTTGGACGCCGACGGGACGATCACGCACTGGAACCGCGAGGCCGAGCGGATCCTCGGCTGGTCCGCCGGGGAGGCCGTCGGGCGGCGCGGGTTCGGGGGGTGGGCGGCGCGGAGCGCGGACGCCGAGGAGATCCTCGGGCGGCTGATGGGGGCCATGAAGGGCCCCGGTCGGCAGGTCCACGAGCTGGCGCTGCTGCGCAAGGACGGCGGGCGGGTGCTCGTCCGGAGCCAGGCCGCCGGCGTGCGCGGCGCCGACGGCGGCCCCGCGGGCGTGTACTGCGCCTTCAGCGAGGTCCACGTACAGCTCGATCTGGAGCGTTCGGTCGCCCTGAGCGAGGCCCTGTTCGAGGACGCCTCCTGGGGGGTCGTCCTCGTCGACGCCGACCTGCGCCCGGCCGTCGTCAACGGCCACGCGGCGCGCGCCTTCGGGACGGGTCGTACGGCCCTGCTCGGGCGCCCGCTCGGTGATGTCGTCGTGCACGGCGCGGAGGAGCTGGAGGCCGCCCTCCAGTACGTCCTGGCGGACGGCAGCCCGCCCGCGCCCGCCGAGGTGTGGGTGACGCTGCGGAGCTCCGAGGGCGAGCGCCGCCGGTGCTGGCGCAGCGGTTTCCTGCGGCTGTCCTCGCCGATGGCGGAGGAGCCGGTGCCGCTGGGCGTGGCCTGGCTGTTCCAGGACGTGACGGAGGAGCGGCTCGCGACGCGCGAGGCGGACCGGCTGCGGTTCCGGTGGAGCCAGCTGCACCGGGCGGGCGTGGCGGCCTCGGAGTGCGAGGACCCGGAGGAGGCGGCGACGGTCCTGCTGGACTTCGCCCTGGCGGGCTTCGCGGACCACGCGCTCGTCGACCGGGTGGTGGGGGACCGCCGCCTGACCCGCGCCCTGGCCACCCCGCCGGGTGCCCCCGGCCCGTCCTCCCCGGTCGTGGGCGGCGGCATTCCGCTGCGGTACGGCCCGAGGCATCCGGCGCTCCAGGCCTGGGACCGCGCGGGCACGGTCCGGGCGAGCGCGGGCCGGACCGCAGAGGTGTGGGCGGAGGCCCACCAGTGGCCCGGCGGCGCGGCGCACGCGCTGTGCGTGGTGCTGCGCCTCCGCGGCCGGACGCTGGGCGTGCTGACGTTCCTGCGGGCCGCGTGCCGCGCGGGCTTCGAGCGGGAGGACGTGGTGTACGCGGAGACGGTGGCGTCCCGCGTCGCGGCGGAGCTGGGCCTTCCGCCGGAGGAGTGCGGAGTGAGGGTGAGGCGTGAGGGGTGA